Proteins co-encoded in one Balearica regulorum gibbericeps isolate bBalReg1 chromosome 24, bBalReg1.pri, whole genome shotgun sequence genomic window:
- the LOC142605032 gene encoding feather keratin Cos2-3-like, with translation MSCYNQCLPCRPCGPTPLANSCNEPCVRQCQNSTVVIEPPAVVVTLPGPILSSFPQNTVVGSSTSAAVGSILSCDGVPITSGCCDLSGISSRYGGRRCLL, from the coding sequence ATGTCCTGCTACAACCAGTGCCTGCCATGCCGGCCATGTGGCCCGACCCCACTGGCCAACAGCTGCAACGAGCCCTGTGTCAGGCAGTGCCAGAACTCCACCGTCGTCATTGAGCCGCCTGCTGTGGTGGTGACCCTGCCcggccccatcctcagctccttcccacagaaCACCGTTGTGGGCTCGTCCACTTCCGCTGCTgttggcagcatcctcagctgtGATGGAGTGCCCATCACCTCTGGGTGCTGTGACCTCTCTGGCATTTCCAGCCGCTACGGTGGCAGGAGGTGCCTCCTCTGA
- the LOC142605019 gene encoding feather keratin Cos1-1/Cos1-3/Cos2-1-like, with amino-acid sequence MIKASPTPHSLSHFSCLLLLGNQVSERLPQDMSCYDQCQLCLPCQPCGPTPLANSCNEPCVRQCQNSTVIIQPSPVVVTLPGPILSSFPQNTVVSSSTSAAVGSILSCDGVPITSGCCDLSCITSRYCGRRCPPC; translated from the exons ATGATAAAAGCCAGCCCCACTCCTCACTCTCTCAGCCACTTCTCTtgcctccttctccttgggaaCCAGGTGA GTGAACGTCTGCCCCAAGACATGTCCTGCTACGACcagtgccagctctgcctgccctgccagccctgtggcCCGACCCCACTGGCCAACAGCTGCAATGAGCCCTGTGTCAGGCAGTGCCAGAACTCCACCGTCATCATCCAGCCCTCCCCCGTGGTGGTGACCCTGCCcggccccatcctcagctccttcccacagaaCACCGTTGTGAGCTCGTCCACCTCCGCTGCTgttggcagcatcctcagctgtGACGGAGTGCCCATCACCTCTGGGTGCTGTGACCTCTCCTGCATCACCAGCCGCTACTGTGGCCGCAGATGCCCCCCCTGCTAA
- the LOC142604951 gene encoding uncharacterized protein LOC142604951, which translates to MRRCRGTGLAGLAAVLLVTVGRAQVQQEPSAETTEGTSINITCSHPDIQTSEFIYWYRQLPGRGPAFLVSTLKESKEVPDPPGRLWVAADRRSSALWLAQPRRGDAAVYYCALRDTGRGAGAAAGHEPRTRNQEGRRAGPGVCVGGGGTAPAGHARGRCRSARRGHLAPPGPGAPGPCPRPTGTGSTTSSLQSMPELSTSSP; encoded by the exons ATGCGGCGGTGCCGGGGCACAGGGCTGGCGGGGCTGGCCGCGGTGCTCCTGG TGACTGTGGGCAGAGCCCAGGTGCAGCAGGAGCCGTCGGCAGAGACCACCGAGGGCACCAGCATCAACATCACTTGCTCACACCCCGACATACAGACCAGCGAGTTCATCTACTGGTACCGTCAGCTCCCTGGCCGAGGCCCCGCATTCCTCGTGAGCACTCTTAAAGAGTCCAAAGAGGTGCCGGACCCGCCGGGGCGGCTGTGGGTGGCGGCAGACCGCCGCTCCAGCGCCCTGTGGCTCGCCCAGCCCCGGCGCGGGGACGCGGCGGTGTATTACTGCGCCCTGAGAGACACGGGGAGAGGAgccggggctgcggccgggCACGAACCACGAACCAGGAACCAGGaagggcggcgggcggggccgggcgtgtgtgtcgggggcggggggacagcCCCGGCCGGGCACGCCAGGGGGCGCTGCCGCTCCGCCCGCCGGGGCCACCtcgccccgcccggccccggggccccGGGCCCGTGCCCCCGCCCGACCGGCACCGGCAGCACCACCTCCTCCTTGCAGTCGATGCCTGAGCTCAGCACCTCTTCTCCTTGA